In Melitaea cinxia chromosome Z, ilMelCinx1.1, whole genome shotgun sequence, a single window of DNA contains:
- the LOC123668818 gene encoding NADH-quinone oxidoreductase subunit D-like — protein MVRSRGFKTSSSLDTKRWFPDVDFIKQFEGVAIYPTEAIEKYYKVIYHSRVRPVERKLQNMWINFGPQHPAAHGVLRLILELDGETVVRADPHIGYLHRATEKLMEHKHYTQNLPFVDRFDYVSTLANEQGFAVAVETLLNIEVPPRAKAIRVLCSELTRIANHLLNISGTILDAGGITPFFWMCEEREKIYELSERLCGARVHCGYVRPGGVSQDIPIGFLDDVHEFCSKLGERCDETEDLATGNRLYYARTAGIGSVTAREAIHHGFSGPMLRCTGVKWDLRISQPYDGYDLYDFDVPVGTMGDSYDRHLLRLMELRQSLRIINQVIDTMPEGEIRTDDSKISLPLRAEMKTSMEALIHHFKLCSEGYPVPPGATYSAVECPKGELGFYMVADGTSKPYRVGIRPCSYNHLAGLAFMGKGLMLADISILIATIDIVFGDIDR, from the coding sequence ATGGTACGTAGTCGAGGTTTTAAAACGTCCTCGTCATTAGACACTAAAAGATGGTTTCCTgatgttgattttattaaacaattcgAGGGAGTAGCCATTTACCCGACAGAAgcgattgaaaaatattataaagttatttatcaCTCGAGAGTGAGACCTGTTGAgcgtaaattacaaaatatgtgGATAAATTTTGGACCACAGCATCCAGCAGCTCATGGTGTTCTTAGATTGATTTTAGAATTAGACGGTGAAACAGTCGTTCGAGCAGATCCTCATATTGGATATTTACATAGAGCTACTGAAAAACTGATGGAACATAAGCATTACACCCAGAATCTACCTTTTGTTGATCGTTTCGATTATGTGTCAACACTAGCAAATGAACAAGGTTTTGCAGTAGCTGTTGAGACTCTTCTTAACATAGAAGTGCCACCTCGAGCAAAAGCTATACGTGTCCTGTGTAGTGAACTTACTCGCATAGCTAACCaccttttaaatatttctggAACGATTCTTGATGCTGGTGGCATAACACCTTTCTTCTGGATGTGCGAAGAACGTGAAAAAATTTATGAACTTTCTGAACGTCTCTGTGGTGCTCGAGTTCATTGTGGATATGTTCGACCTGGCGGAGTATCACAAGATATTCCAATCGGTTTCCTTGATGATGTTCATGAATTTTGCTCAAAATTAGGAGAACGGTGTGATGAGACGGAAGACTTAGCAACAGGAAATAGGTTGTACTATGCGAGAACAGCTGGAATTGGTTCTGTAACTGCACGTGAAGCAATTCATCATGGTTTTTCTGGACCGATGCTCAGGTGCACTGGTGTTAAGTGGGATCTACGAATTTCGCAACCATACGATGGGTACGATTTGTACGATTTTGATGTGCCAGTAGGAACAATGGGCGATAGTTACGATCGTCATCTTCTTCGATTAATGGAGTTACGCCAATCACTCAGAATCATAAATCAAGTTATTGATACCATGCCTGAAGGTGAAATAAGAACTGATGACTCAAAAATTTCGTTACCTTTGCGTGCAGAAATGAAGACATCAATGGAAGCGCTCATAcatcattttaaattatgttcggAAGGTTATCCTGTCCCACCTGGAGCAACGTACAGTGCTGTTGAATGTCCTAAAGGAGAATTAGGGTTTTACATGGTTGCTGACGGTACTTCCAAACCATATCGTGTTGGTATACGACCGTGTTCTTACAATCATTTGGCGGGTTTAGCTTTTATGGGTAAGGGTTTGATGCTAGCTgatatatctattttaattgCTACAATTGACATTGTATTTGGAGATATAGATCGATAA